A genome region from Drosophila simulans strain w501 chromosome 2R, Prin_Dsim_3.1, whole genome shotgun sequence includes the following:
- the LOC123327163 gene encoding uncharacterized protein LOC123327163 produces the protein MFMQEIWLQNLGWDDKLPTEMSQRWQSFLDEYSDLNQIRVPRWIWYQPEVIIEHHGFCDASQRAYGAAIYIRVEMGQKILTRLLTAKTRVAPVKTVSLPRLELCGAVLLTEMVTAILPHMPSASSDIRCWTDSTIVLAWLRKPACNWTTFVANRVAKITQATPVDCWAHVRSEQNSADLASRGVSLHELAENHLWWHGPEWLQGPRELWPAQSDTLPVTELEQRAVKVHFVKGPSIDFLERFSKLDKALRVLVYVQRFLKRCRKDSFLPSSRPTSEEIREAERTLTSIAQRRAYGQELQHLTEKRPLPVSSPLVNLFPFIDQHGLLRACGRLTASKTLQYDERHPILLPYDCRLSRLIVQFTHQITLHGGSQLIVRLIRTKYWIPKIKNLVKAVVNPCKICTIYKKRLQTQLMGDFPTDRVSFSRAFTYTGIDYAGPFEIKNYTGRACLITKGYVCVFVCFSTKAIHLEPTSDLTTEKFLAAFARFVARRGCPQRVHSDNGKTFVGAATLISRDFLQAIKESVTDAYSHQGLVWRFIPPGAPHMGGLWEAG, from the coding sequence atgttcatgcaggagatttggttgCAAAACTTAGGCTGGGACGATAAGCTTCCCACTGAAATGAGTCAGCGGTGGCAATCGTTTTTAGATGAGTATTCCGACCTCAATCAGATCCGGGTTCCGAGATGGATCTGGTACCAGCCTGAGGTAATCATAGAGCACCACGGTTTCTGTGACGCGTCTCAGAGAGCCTATGGAGCGGCTATATACATCCGCGTCGAGATGGGGCAAAAGATCCTGACTCGCCTGCTTACAGCCAAAACACGAGTGGCCCCGGTAAAAACCGTCTCCCTTCCTCGGCTAGAGCTCTGTGGTGCCGTGCTGTTAACCGAAATGGTGACAGCAATCCTTCCGCACATGCCCTCCGCCAGTTCAGATAtccgctgctggacagattccacaatcgtcttagcctggCTACGAAAGCCTGCGTGCaactggaccacatttgtggccaacagagtTGCCAAGATCACGCAGGCGACGCCAGTCGACTGTTGGGCACACGTTCGCTCAGAACAAAACTCCGCCGATCTAGCCAGTCGAGGCGTATCCCTACATGAATTGGCAGAAAACCATctctggtggcacggaccagAGTGGCTGCAAGGGCCCCGAGAGCTATGGCCAGCACAAAGCGACACTCTTCCAGTGACAGAGCTAGAGCAGCGCGcggtcaaagtgcattttgtcaagGGCCCGTCCATCGACTTTCTCGAACGTTTCTCCAAATTGGACAAGGCCCTGCGAGTTCTGGTCTATGTTCAACGCTTCCTTAAACGCTGCCGCAAAGATTCGTTCTTGCCCAGTTCACGACCTACAAGTGAAGAGATCCGAGAGGCAGAACGAACTCTGACCTCCATTGCGCAGCGCAGAGCATATGGCCAAGAGCTTCAGCATCTGACCGAGAAAAGGCCTCTTCCAGTGTCAAGTCCTTTGGTGAATTTGTTCCCGTTCATTGACCAACACGGCCTTTTAAGGGCGTGCGGCCGTCTCACTGCATCCAAAACcctgcaatatgatgaacgtCATCCGATTCTTCTCCCCTATGACTGTAGACTGTCGCGCCTCATCGTCCAATTTACTCACCAGATTACTCTTCATGGCGGTAGTCAATTGATCGTACGCCTGATCCGAACAAAGTATTGGATTCCTAAAATCAAGAATCTGGTGAAGGCTGTGGTCAATCCGTGTAAGATTTGCACGATTTACAAGAAGAGACTCCAAACACAGCTGATGGGCGACTTCCCGACAGATAGAGTCTCCTTCTCGAGGGCGTTCACCTACACGGGTATCGACTATGCCGGCcctttcgaaataaaaaattatacaggGAGAGCGTGTCTCATAACGAAgggatatgtttgtgtgtttgtgtgcttttccacGAAGGCTATCCATTTGGAACCCACTTCCGATCTAACAACCGAGAAATTTCTAGCGGCCTTTGCTCGTTTCGTAGCGAGGCGCGGTTGTCCTCAGCGGGTCCATTCGGATAATGGTAAAACCTTTGTGGGGGCGGCAACTTTGATTTCCAGGGACTTTCTCCAAGCTATCAAAGAGTCCGTGACTGATGCATATAGCCATCAGGGACTCGTATGGCGGTTCATCCCACCAGGGGCTCCACATATggggggtttgtgggaagcAGGGTGA